In Dama dama isolate Ldn47 chromosome 9, ASM3311817v1, whole genome shotgun sequence, the following proteins share a genomic window:
- the PTBP1 gene encoding polypyrimidine tract-binding protein 1 isoform X2, producing the protein MDGIVPDIAVGTKRGSDELFSACVTNGPFIMSGTSASTANGNDSKKFKGDSRSAGVPSRVIHIRKLPGDVTEGEVISLGLPFGKVTNLLMLKGKNQAFIEMHTEEAANTMVNYYTSVTPVLRGQPIYIQFSNHKELKTDSSPNQARAQAALQAVNSVQSGNLALAASAAAVDAGMAMAGQSPVLRIIVENLFYPVTLDVLHQIFSKFGTVLKIITFTKNNQFQALLQYADPMSAQHAKLSLDGQNIYNACCTLRIDFSKLTSLNVKYNNDKSRDYTRPDLPSGDSQPSLDQTMAAAFGLSVPNVHGALAPLAIPSAAAAAAAAGRIAIPGLAGAGNSVLLVSNLNPERVTPQSLFILFGVYGDVQRVKVLFNKKENALVQMADGSQAQLAMSHLNGHKLHGKPVRITLSKHQSVQLPREGQEDQGLTKDYGNSPLHRFKKPGSKNFQNIFPPSATLHLSNIPPSISEDDLKLLFSSNGGIVKGFKFFQKDRKMALIQMGSVEEAIQALIDLHNHDLGENHHLRVSFSKSTI; encoded by the exons ATGGACGG caTCGTCCCAGACATAGCAGTTGGTACAAAG CGGGGATCTGACGAGCTCTTCTCTGCCTGTGTCACTAACGGACCCTTTATCATGAGCGGCACCTCGGCGTCCACAG CAAATGGAAATGACAGCAAGAAGTTCAAGGGGGACAGCAGGAGTGCAGGCGTGCCCTCCAGGGTGATCCACATCCGCAAGCTGCCCGGCGACGTCACCGAGGGGGAGGTCATTTCCCTGGGGCTGCCCTTCGGAAAGGTCACCAATCTCCTGATGCTGAAAGGGAAGAACCAG GCCTTCATTGAGATGCACACAGAAGAGGCCGCCAACACCATGGTGAACTACTACACGTCGGTGACGCCTGTGCTGCGCGGCCAGCCCATCTACATCCAGTTCTCCAACCACAAGGAGCTCAAGACAGACAGCTCCCCTAACCAGGCG CGGGCCCAGGCGGCCCTGCAGGCTGTGAACTCAGTCCAGTCAGGAAACCTGGCCCTGGCAGCCTCGGCCGCAGCGGTGGATGCAGGCATGGCCATGGCTGGCCAGAGCCCTGTGCTTAGGATCATCGTGGAGAACCTCTTCTACCCAGTGACCCTGGACGTGCTACACCAG atctTCTCCAAGTTTGGCACTGTTCTTAAGATCATCACCTTCACTAAGAACAACCAGTTTCAGGCATTGCTGCAATATGCTGACCCCATGAGCGCCCAGCACGCCAAGCTG TCACTGGACGGCCAGAACATCTACAACGCGTGCTGCACACTGCGCATCGATTTCTCCAAGCTCACCAGCCTCAACGTCAAGTACAACAACGACAAGAGCCGCGACTACACGCGCCCTGACCTGCCGTCCGGGGATAGCCAGCCCTCGCTGGACCAGACCATGGCTGCTGCCTTTG GTCTCTCTGTCCCTAATGTACATGGGGCTTTGGCCCCTCTGGCTATTCCGtcagcggcggcagcagcagcggcagcaggcCGGATCGCCATCCCGGGCCTGGCGGGGGCAGGCAACTCTGTCCTTCTGGTCAGCAACCTCAACCCCGAG AGAGTCACACCCCAAAGCCTCTTTATTCTTTTCG GCGTGTATGGAGATGTGCAGCGCGTGAAGGTCCTGTTCAACAAGAAGGAGAACGCCCTGGTGCAGATGGCCGACGGGAGCCAGGCCCAGCTGG CCATGAGCCACCTCAATGGGCACAAGCTGCACGGAAAGCCAGTGCGCATCACACTCTCTAAGCACCAGAGCGTGCAGCTGCCCCGCGAGGGCCAGGAGGACCAGGGCCTGACCAAGGACTATGGAAACTCACCCCTGCACCGTTTTAAGAAGCCTGGCTCCAAGAACTTCCAGAACATCTTCCCACCCTCGGCCACTCTGCACCTCTCCAACATCCC GCCCTCCATCTCTGAGGATGACCTCAAGCTTCTCTTCTCCAGTAACGGCGGGATCGTCAAAGGGTTCAAGTTCTTCCA GAAGGACCGCAAGATGGCGCTGATCCAGATGGGCTCAGTGGAGGAGGCCATCCAGGCGCTCATCGACCTGCACAACCATGACCTGGGTGAGAACCACCACCTGCGGGTGTCCTTCTCCAAGTCCACCATCTAG
- the PLPPR3 gene encoding phospholipid phosphatase-related protein type 3 isoform X3 codes for MQGSAALSPPTTVCGAPGTMISTKEKNKSPKDSMTLLPCFYFVELPIVASSIVSLYFLELTDLFKPAKVGFQCYDRTLSMPYVETSEELIPLLMLLSLAFAAPAASIMVGEGMLYCLQSRLWGRSGGPGGPEGSIHAGGCNFNSFLRRTVRFVGVHVFGLCATALVTDVIQLATGYHAPFFLTVCKPNYTLLGTSCEANPYITQDICSGHDTHAILSARKTFPSQHATLSAFAAVYVSMYFNSVISDTTKLLKPILVFSFAIAAGVCGLTQITQYRSHPVDVYAGFLIGAGIAAYLACHAVGNFQAPPAERPAAPVPTKDALRALTQRGHDSVYQQNKSVSTDELGPPSRLEGVPRPVARDKTSLGSLKRASVDVDLLAPRSPMGKENMVTFSHTLPRVSTPSLDDPARRHMTIHVPLDASRSKQLISEWKQKSLEGRGLGLPDEGSPAHLRAPAEPMAEEEEEEEEEEEEEEEGEEGGPAPPSLYPTVQARPGLGPRVILPPRAGPQPLVHIPEEGAQAAAGLSPNSSAAVRAKWLMMAEKSGAAVAAASAQPRVANPPRLLQVIAMSKAPGAPGPKAAETASSSSASSDSSQYRSPSDRDSASIVTIDAHAPHHPVVHLSAGNGPWEWKAAGVGSKGVEGESGYELGDLARSFRGGAKPPGISPGSSVSDVDQEEPRFGAVATVNLATGEGLPPLGAVDGALGPGSRESTLRRQAGLALGDREVAEAEAESYYRKMQAARRFKD; via the exons ATGCAGGGCAG CGCGGCTTTGTCCCCTCCAACTACGGTTTGTGGCGCCCCCGGCACCATGATCTCGACCAAGGAGAAGAATAAAAGCCCGAAGGACAGCATGACGCTTCTGCCCTGCTTCTACTTCGTGGAG CTGCCCATAGTGGCATCCTCCATCGTGTCCCTCTACTTCCTGGAGCTGACCGACCTCTTCAAGCCAGCTAAGGTGGGCTTCCAGTGCTACGACCGCACGCTGTCCATGCCCTACGTGGAGACAAGTGAAGAACTCATTCCACTGCTCATGCTCCTCAGCTTGGCCTTTGCTGCACCCGCAGCCTCG ATCATGGTGGGCGAAGGCATGCTGTACTGTCTACAGTCCCGGCTGTGGGGCCGCAGCGGGGGCCCAGGTGGGCCCGAGGGCAGCATCCATGCCGGCGGCTGCAACTTCAACTCCTTCCTTCGGCGGACGGTGCGCTTTGTAG GTGTCCACGTGTTTGGCCTGTGTGCCACGGCCCTGGTGACTGACGTGATCCAGCTCGCCACGGGCTACCATGCACCCTTCTTCCTGACTGTGTGCAAACCCAACTACACCCTGCTGGGCACGTCATGTGAGGCCAATCCCTACATCACACAGGACATATGCTCTGGCCACGACACCCATGCCATCCTGTCTGCCCG GAAGACCTTCCCATCCCAGCATGCCACTCTGTCTGCCTTTGCTGCTGTCTACGTGTCG ATGTACTTCAACTCGGTCATCTCAGACACCACCAAGCTGCTGAAGCCCATCCTGGTGTTCTCCTTCGCCATTGCGGCAGGCGTCTGCGGCCTCACCCAGATCACACAGTACCGCAGCCACCCGGTGGACGTCTACGCAGGCTTCCTCATTGGGGCTGGCATAGCGGCCTACCTG GCCTGCCATGCAGTGGGCAACTTCCAGGCCCCACCGGCAGAGAGACCAGCGGCCCCAGTGCCAACTAAGGACGCGCTAAGGGCCCTGACCCAGCGGGGCCACGACTCAGTGTACCAGCAGAACAAGTCCGTGAGCACCGATGAGCTAGGTCCACCCAGCCGGCTGGAGGGCGTGCCCCGGCCTGTGGCCCGCGACAAGACCTCGCTGGGCAGCCTGAAGCGGGCCAGCGTGGATGTAGACCTGCTGGCCCCGCGCAGCCCCATGGGCAAGGAGAACATGGTAACCTTCAGCCACACACTGCCCCGTGTCAGCACGCCCTCGCTAGACGACCCCGCCCGCCGCCACATGACCATCCATGTTCCACTGGACGCCTCCCGCTCCAAGCAGCTCATTAGTGAATGGAAGCAGAAGTCGCTGGAGGGCCGAGGCCTGGGGCTGCCAGACGAGGGCAGCCCTGCACACCTGCGGGCGCCCGCAGAGCCCAtggctgaggaggaagaagaggaggaggaggaggaggaggaggaggaggagggggaggaagggggtcCAGCACCTCCCTCACTGTACCCCACAGTCCAGGCTCGGCCAGGGCTCGGGCCACGTGTCATCCTGCCGCCTCGGGCTGGACCGCAACCTCTGGTTCATATCCCCGAGGAGGGGGCACAGGCAGCAGCTGGCCTCTCCCCCAACAGCAGCGCGGCTGTGCGGGCCAAGTGGCTCATGATGGCTGAGAAGAGTGGAGCTGCGGTGGCCGCAGCCTCGGCCCAGCCCCGTGTGGCCAACCCACCCCGGCTGCTGCAGGTCATCGCCATGTCCAAGGCTCCAGGTGCACCTGGCCCCAAGGCAGCCGAGACGGCGTCCTCATCCAGTGCCAGCTCCGACTCCTCCCAGTACAGGTCCCCGTCTGACCGCGACTCTGCCAGCATTGTCACCATTGATGCACACGCACCCCACCACCCTGTGGTCCACCTGTCCGCGGGTAATGGGCCCTGGGAGTGGAAGGCGGCAGGAGTCGGGTCcaagggggtggagggagagagtGGCTATGAGCTGGGGGACCTGGCCCGCAGCTTCCGCGGTGGGGCCAAGCCCCCGGGcatctccccaggctcatcagtCAGTGATGTGGACCAGGAGGAGCCACGGTTTGGGGCCGTGGCCACTGTCAACCTGGCCACGGGTGAGGGGCTGCCCCCACTGGGTGCAGTCGATGGTGCCCTGGGACCAGGCAGCCGGGAGTCAACGCTGCGGCGCCAAGCAGGCCTGGCGCTTGGTGATAGAGAGGTGGCAGAGGCCGAGGCCGAGAGCTACTACCGGAAGATGCAGGCTGCCCGCAGGTTCAAGGACTGA
- the PTBP1 gene encoding polypyrimidine tract-binding protein 1 isoform X1, which translates to MDGIVPDIAVGTKRGSDELFSACVTNGPFIMSGTSASTANGNDSKKFKGDSRSAGVPSRVIHIRKLPGDVTEGEVISLGLPFGKVTNLLMLKGKNQAFIEMHTEEAANTMVNYYTSVTPVLRGQPIYIQFSNHKELKTDSSPNQARAQAALQAVNSVQSGNLALAASAAAVDAGMAMAGQSPVLRIIVENLFYPVTLDVLHQIFSKFGTVLKIITFTKNNQFQALLQYADPMSAQHAKLSLDGQNIYNACCTLRIDFSKLTSLNVKYNNDKSRDYTRPDLPSGDSQPSLDQTMAAAFGAPGIMSASPYAGAGFPPTFAIPQAAGLSVPNVHGALAPLAIPSAAAAAAAAGRIAIPGLAGAGNSVLLVSNLNPERVTPQSLFILFGVYGDVQRVKVLFNKKENALVQMADGSQAQLAMSHLNGHKLHGKPVRITLSKHQSVQLPREGQEDQGLTKDYGNSPLHRFKKPGSKNFQNIFPPSATLHLSNIPPSISEDDLKLLFSSNGGIVKGFKFFQKDRKMALIQMGSVEEAIQALIDLHNHDLGENHHLRVSFSKSTI; encoded by the exons ATGGACGG caTCGTCCCAGACATAGCAGTTGGTACAAAG CGGGGATCTGACGAGCTCTTCTCTGCCTGTGTCACTAACGGACCCTTTATCATGAGCGGCACCTCGGCGTCCACAG CAAATGGAAATGACAGCAAGAAGTTCAAGGGGGACAGCAGGAGTGCAGGCGTGCCCTCCAGGGTGATCCACATCCGCAAGCTGCCCGGCGACGTCACCGAGGGGGAGGTCATTTCCCTGGGGCTGCCCTTCGGAAAGGTCACCAATCTCCTGATGCTGAAAGGGAAGAACCAG GCCTTCATTGAGATGCACACAGAAGAGGCCGCCAACACCATGGTGAACTACTACACGTCGGTGACGCCTGTGCTGCGCGGCCAGCCCATCTACATCCAGTTCTCCAACCACAAGGAGCTCAAGACAGACAGCTCCCCTAACCAGGCG CGGGCCCAGGCGGCCCTGCAGGCTGTGAACTCAGTCCAGTCAGGAAACCTGGCCCTGGCAGCCTCGGCCGCAGCGGTGGATGCAGGCATGGCCATGGCTGGCCAGAGCCCTGTGCTTAGGATCATCGTGGAGAACCTCTTCTACCCAGTGACCCTGGACGTGCTACACCAG atctTCTCCAAGTTTGGCACTGTTCTTAAGATCATCACCTTCACTAAGAACAACCAGTTTCAGGCATTGCTGCAATATGCTGACCCCATGAGCGCCCAGCACGCCAAGCTG TCACTGGACGGCCAGAACATCTACAACGCGTGCTGCACACTGCGCATCGATTTCTCCAAGCTCACCAGCCTCAACGTCAAGTACAACAACGACAAGAGCCGCGACTACACGCGCCCTGACCTGCCGTCCGGGGATAGCCAGCCCTCGCTGGACCAGACCATGGCTGCTGCCTTTG GTGCGCCTGGTATAATGTCAGCCTCTCCGTATGCAGGAGCTGGTTTCCCTCCCACCTTTGCAATTCCTCAAGCCGCAG GTCTCTCTGTCCCTAATGTACATGGGGCTTTGGCCCCTCTGGCTATTCCGtcagcggcggcagcagcagcggcagcaggcCGGATCGCCATCCCGGGCCTGGCGGGGGCAGGCAACTCTGTCCTTCTGGTCAGCAACCTCAACCCCGAG AGAGTCACACCCCAAAGCCTCTTTATTCTTTTCG GCGTGTATGGAGATGTGCAGCGCGTGAAGGTCCTGTTCAACAAGAAGGAGAACGCCCTGGTGCAGATGGCCGACGGGAGCCAGGCCCAGCTGG CCATGAGCCACCTCAATGGGCACAAGCTGCACGGAAAGCCAGTGCGCATCACACTCTCTAAGCACCAGAGCGTGCAGCTGCCCCGCGAGGGCCAGGAGGACCAGGGCCTGACCAAGGACTATGGAAACTCACCCCTGCACCGTTTTAAGAAGCCTGGCTCCAAGAACTTCCAGAACATCTTCCCACCCTCGGCCACTCTGCACCTCTCCAACATCCC GCCCTCCATCTCTGAGGATGACCTCAAGCTTCTCTTCTCCAGTAACGGCGGGATCGTCAAAGGGTTCAAGTTCTTCCA GAAGGACCGCAAGATGGCGCTGATCCAGATGGGCTCAGTGGAGGAGGCCATCCAGGCGCTCATCGACCTGCACAACCATGACCTGGGTGAGAACCACCACCTGCGGGTGTCCTTCTCCAAGTCCACCATCTAG
- the PLPPR3 gene encoding phospholipid phosphatase-related protein type 3 isoform X1, with translation MQGSAALSPPTTVCGAPGTMISTKEKNKSPKDSMTLLPCFYFVELPIVASSIVSLYFLELTDLFKPAKVGFQCYDRTLSMPYVETSEELIPLLMLLSLAFAAPAASIMVGEGMLYCLQSRLWGRSGGPGGPEGSIHAGGCNFNSFLRRTVRFVGVHVFGLCATALVTDVIQLATGYHAPFFLTVCKPNYTLLGTSCEANPYITQDICSGHDTHAILSARKTFPSQHATLSAFAAVYVSVSAAPHPRCPTGTNCPDHPPVPWQMYFNSVISDTTKLLKPILVFSFAIAAGVCGLTQITQYRSHPVDVYAGFLIGAGIAAYLACHAVGNFQAPPAERPAAPVPTKDALRALTQRGHDSVYQQNKSVSTDELGPPSRLEGVPRPVARDKTSLGSLKRASVDVDLLAPRSPMGKENMVTFSHTLPRVSTPSLDDPARRHMTIHVPLDASRSKQLISEWKQKSLEGRGLGLPDEGSPAHLRAPAEPMAEEEEEEEEEEEEEEEGEEGGPAPPSLYPTVQARPGLGPRVILPPRAGPQPLVHIPEEGAQAAAGLSPNSSAAVRAKWLMMAEKSGAAVAAASAQPRVANPPRLLQVIAMSKAPGAPGPKAAETASSSSASSDSSQYRSPSDRDSASIVTIDAHAPHHPVVHLSAGNGPWEWKAAGVGSKGVEGESGYELGDLARSFRGGAKPPGISPGSSVSDVDQEEPRFGAVATVNLATGEGLPPLGAVDGALGPGSRESTLRRQAGLALGDREVAEAEAESYYRKMQAARRFKD, from the exons ATGCAGGGCAG CGCGGCTTTGTCCCCTCCAACTACGGTTTGTGGCGCCCCCGGCACCATGATCTCGACCAAGGAGAAGAATAAAAGCCCGAAGGACAGCATGACGCTTCTGCCCTGCTTCTACTTCGTGGAG CTGCCCATAGTGGCATCCTCCATCGTGTCCCTCTACTTCCTGGAGCTGACCGACCTCTTCAAGCCAGCTAAGGTGGGCTTCCAGTGCTACGACCGCACGCTGTCCATGCCCTACGTGGAGACAAGTGAAGAACTCATTCCACTGCTCATGCTCCTCAGCTTGGCCTTTGCTGCACCCGCAGCCTCG ATCATGGTGGGCGAAGGCATGCTGTACTGTCTACAGTCCCGGCTGTGGGGCCGCAGCGGGGGCCCAGGTGGGCCCGAGGGCAGCATCCATGCCGGCGGCTGCAACTTCAACTCCTTCCTTCGGCGGACGGTGCGCTTTGTAG GTGTCCACGTGTTTGGCCTGTGTGCCACGGCCCTGGTGACTGACGTGATCCAGCTCGCCACGGGCTACCATGCACCCTTCTTCCTGACTGTGTGCAAACCCAACTACACCCTGCTGGGCACGTCATGTGAGGCCAATCCCTACATCACACAGGACATATGCTCTGGCCACGACACCCATGCCATCCTGTCTGCCCG GAAGACCTTCCCATCCCAGCATGCCACTCTGTCTGCCTTTGCTGCTGTCTACGTGTCGGTGAGTGCTGCCCCGCACCCCAGATGCCCCACAGGGACCAACTGCCCTGACCACCCACCTGTCCCCTGGCAGATGTACTTCAACTCGGTCATCTCAGACACCACCAAGCTGCTGAAGCCCATCCTGGTGTTCTCCTTCGCCATTGCGGCAGGCGTCTGCGGCCTCACCCAGATCACACAGTACCGCAGCCACCCGGTGGACGTCTACGCAGGCTTCCTCATTGGGGCTGGCATAGCGGCCTACCTG GCCTGCCATGCAGTGGGCAACTTCCAGGCCCCACCGGCAGAGAGACCAGCGGCCCCAGTGCCAACTAAGGACGCGCTAAGGGCCCTGACCCAGCGGGGCCACGACTCAGTGTACCAGCAGAACAAGTCCGTGAGCACCGATGAGCTAGGTCCACCCAGCCGGCTGGAGGGCGTGCCCCGGCCTGTGGCCCGCGACAAGACCTCGCTGGGCAGCCTGAAGCGGGCCAGCGTGGATGTAGACCTGCTGGCCCCGCGCAGCCCCATGGGCAAGGAGAACATGGTAACCTTCAGCCACACACTGCCCCGTGTCAGCACGCCCTCGCTAGACGACCCCGCCCGCCGCCACATGACCATCCATGTTCCACTGGACGCCTCCCGCTCCAAGCAGCTCATTAGTGAATGGAAGCAGAAGTCGCTGGAGGGCCGAGGCCTGGGGCTGCCAGACGAGGGCAGCCCTGCACACCTGCGGGCGCCCGCAGAGCCCAtggctgaggaggaagaagaggaggaggaggaggaggaggaggaggaggagggggaggaagggggtcCAGCACCTCCCTCACTGTACCCCACAGTCCAGGCTCGGCCAGGGCTCGGGCCACGTGTCATCCTGCCGCCTCGGGCTGGACCGCAACCTCTGGTTCATATCCCCGAGGAGGGGGCACAGGCAGCAGCTGGCCTCTCCCCCAACAGCAGCGCGGCTGTGCGGGCCAAGTGGCTCATGATGGCTGAGAAGAGTGGAGCTGCGGTGGCCGCAGCCTCGGCCCAGCCCCGTGTGGCCAACCCACCCCGGCTGCTGCAGGTCATCGCCATGTCCAAGGCTCCAGGTGCACCTGGCCCCAAGGCAGCCGAGACGGCGTCCTCATCCAGTGCCAGCTCCGACTCCTCCCAGTACAGGTCCCCGTCTGACCGCGACTCTGCCAGCATTGTCACCATTGATGCACACGCACCCCACCACCCTGTGGTCCACCTGTCCGCGGGTAATGGGCCCTGGGAGTGGAAGGCGGCAGGAGTCGGGTCcaagggggtggagggagagagtGGCTATGAGCTGGGGGACCTGGCCCGCAGCTTCCGCGGTGGGGCCAAGCCCCCGGGcatctccccaggctcatcagtCAGTGATGTGGACCAGGAGGAGCCACGGTTTGGGGCCGTGGCCACTGTCAACCTGGCCACGGGTGAGGGGCTGCCCCCACTGGGTGCAGTCGATGGTGCCCTGGGACCAGGCAGCCGGGAGTCAACGCTGCGGCGCCAAGCAGGCCTGGCGCTTGGTGATAGAGAGGTGGCAGAGGCCGAGGCCGAGAGCTACTACCGGAAGATGCAGGCTGCCCGCAGGTTCAAGGACTGA
- the PLPPR3 gene encoding phospholipid phosphatase-related protein type 3 isoform X2, which produces MISTKEKNKSPKDSMTLLPCFYFVELPIVASSIVSLYFLELTDLFKPAKVGFQCYDRTLSMPYVETSEELIPLLMLLSLAFAAPAASIMVGEGMLYCLQSRLWGRSGGPGGPEGSIHAGGCNFNSFLRRTVRFVGVHVFGLCATALVTDVIQLATGYHAPFFLTVCKPNYTLLGTSCEANPYITQDICSGHDTHAILSARKTFPSQHATLSAFAAVYVSVSAAPHPRCPTGTNCPDHPPVPWQMYFNSVISDTTKLLKPILVFSFAIAAGVCGLTQITQYRSHPVDVYAGFLIGAGIAAYLACHAVGNFQAPPAERPAAPVPTKDALRALTQRGHDSVYQQNKSVSTDELGPPSRLEGVPRPVARDKTSLGSLKRASVDVDLLAPRSPMGKENMVTFSHTLPRVSTPSLDDPARRHMTIHVPLDASRSKQLISEWKQKSLEGRGLGLPDEGSPAHLRAPAEPMAEEEEEEEEEEEEEEEGEEGGPAPPSLYPTVQARPGLGPRVILPPRAGPQPLVHIPEEGAQAAAGLSPNSSAAVRAKWLMMAEKSGAAVAAASAQPRVANPPRLLQVIAMSKAPGAPGPKAAETASSSSASSDSSQYRSPSDRDSASIVTIDAHAPHHPVVHLSAGNGPWEWKAAGVGSKGVEGESGYELGDLARSFRGGAKPPGISPGSSVSDVDQEEPRFGAVATVNLATGEGLPPLGAVDGALGPGSRESTLRRQAGLALGDREVAEAEAESYYRKMQAARRFKD; this is translated from the exons ATGATCTCGACCAAGGAGAAGAATAAAAGCCCGAAGGACAGCATGACGCTTCTGCCCTGCTTCTACTTCGTGGAG CTGCCCATAGTGGCATCCTCCATCGTGTCCCTCTACTTCCTGGAGCTGACCGACCTCTTCAAGCCAGCTAAGGTGGGCTTCCAGTGCTACGACCGCACGCTGTCCATGCCCTACGTGGAGACAAGTGAAGAACTCATTCCACTGCTCATGCTCCTCAGCTTGGCCTTTGCTGCACCCGCAGCCTCG ATCATGGTGGGCGAAGGCATGCTGTACTGTCTACAGTCCCGGCTGTGGGGCCGCAGCGGGGGCCCAGGTGGGCCCGAGGGCAGCATCCATGCCGGCGGCTGCAACTTCAACTCCTTCCTTCGGCGGACGGTGCGCTTTGTAG GTGTCCACGTGTTTGGCCTGTGTGCCACGGCCCTGGTGACTGACGTGATCCAGCTCGCCACGGGCTACCATGCACCCTTCTTCCTGACTGTGTGCAAACCCAACTACACCCTGCTGGGCACGTCATGTGAGGCCAATCCCTACATCACACAGGACATATGCTCTGGCCACGACACCCATGCCATCCTGTCTGCCCG GAAGACCTTCCCATCCCAGCATGCCACTCTGTCTGCCTTTGCTGCTGTCTACGTGTCGGTGAGTGCTGCCCCGCACCCCAGATGCCCCACAGGGACCAACTGCCCTGACCACCCACCTGTCCCCTGGCAGATGTACTTCAACTCGGTCATCTCAGACACCACCAAGCTGCTGAAGCCCATCCTGGTGTTCTCCTTCGCCATTGCGGCAGGCGTCTGCGGCCTCACCCAGATCACACAGTACCGCAGCCACCCGGTGGACGTCTACGCAGGCTTCCTCATTGGGGCTGGCATAGCGGCCTACCTG GCCTGCCATGCAGTGGGCAACTTCCAGGCCCCACCGGCAGAGAGACCAGCGGCCCCAGTGCCAACTAAGGACGCGCTAAGGGCCCTGACCCAGCGGGGCCACGACTCAGTGTACCAGCAGAACAAGTCCGTGAGCACCGATGAGCTAGGTCCACCCAGCCGGCTGGAGGGCGTGCCCCGGCCTGTGGCCCGCGACAAGACCTCGCTGGGCAGCCTGAAGCGGGCCAGCGTGGATGTAGACCTGCTGGCCCCGCGCAGCCCCATGGGCAAGGAGAACATGGTAACCTTCAGCCACACACTGCCCCGTGTCAGCACGCCCTCGCTAGACGACCCCGCCCGCCGCCACATGACCATCCATGTTCCACTGGACGCCTCCCGCTCCAAGCAGCTCATTAGTGAATGGAAGCAGAAGTCGCTGGAGGGCCGAGGCCTGGGGCTGCCAGACGAGGGCAGCCCTGCACACCTGCGGGCGCCCGCAGAGCCCAtggctgaggaggaagaagaggaggaggaggaggaggaggaggaggaggagggggaggaagggggtcCAGCACCTCCCTCACTGTACCCCACAGTCCAGGCTCGGCCAGGGCTCGGGCCACGTGTCATCCTGCCGCCTCGGGCTGGACCGCAACCTCTGGTTCATATCCCCGAGGAGGGGGCACAGGCAGCAGCTGGCCTCTCCCCCAACAGCAGCGCGGCTGTGCGGGCCAAGTGGCTCATGATGGCTGAGAAGAGTGGAGCTGCGGTGGCCGCAGCCTCGGCCCAGCCCCGTGTGGCCAACCCACCCCGGCTGCTGCAGGTCATCGCCATGTCCAAGGCTCCAGGTGCACCTGGCCCCAAGGCAGCCGAGACGGCGTCCTCATCCAGTGCCAGCTCCGACTCCTCCCAGTACAGGTCCCCGTCTGACCGCGACTCTGCCAGCATTGTCACCATTGATGCACACGCACCCCACCACCCTGTGGTCCACCTGTCCGCGGGTAATGGGCCCTGGGAGTGGAAGGCGGCAGGAGTCGGGTCcaagggggtggagggagagagtGGCTATGAGCTGGGGGACCTGGCCCGCAGCTTCCGCGGTGGGGCCAAGCCCCCGGGcatctccccaggctcatcagtCAGTGATGTGGACCAGGAGGAGCCACGGTTTGGGGCCGTGGCCACTGTCAACCTGGCCACGGGTGAGGGGCTGCCCCCACTGGGTGCAGTCGATGGTGCCCTGGGACCAGGCAGCCGGGAGTCAACGCTGCGGCGCCAAGCAGGCCTGGCGCTTGGTGATAGAGAGGTGGCAGAGGCCGAGGCCGAGAGCTACTACCGGAAGATGCAGGCTGCCCGCAGGTTCAAGGACTGA